In candidate division WOR-3 bacterium, the following proteins share a genomic window:
- the pseG gene encoding UDP-2,4-diacetamido-2,4,6-trideoxy-beta-L-altropyranose hydrolase: MIRADAGSRMGTGHVMRCLALAQAWRKRGGDVIFFGRIVSPGLRKRIRDEGCRLISLPAVHPDPEDWPATARLIRRYTPEWLVLDGYHFDPEYQQKARIAGVRVLVVDDTAHWSEYHAHVLLNQNMGAERLCYECDPDTRLLLGPRYALLRTEFLKWRCWQHEMPPDARRVLVTMGGSDPDNVTLKVIRALRRIPVKGLEVVVMVGAGNMYRRTLEAEVRRLVASKQDLRIRLEQQPENVTELMAWADVAVSAGGSTCWELAFMGVPTITLVIADNQTMAMREAAKNGAVVCLGKASRVSATTIRDATLRLCRDYRGRCRMAALGRELVDGTGAFTVVEYLAARCARERKG; this comes from the coding sequence GTGATCCGTGCTGATGCCGGATCCCGGATGGGAACTGGCCACGTGATGCGGTGCCTGGCTCTGGCGCAGGCCTGGCGGAAGCGAGGCGGCGACGTCATATTCTTTGGTCGGATTGTCAGCCCGGGACTGCGAAAACGGATCCGTGACGAGGGGTGCCGGCTAATATCGTTGCCCGCTGTCCACCCGGACCCGGAAGACTGGCCAGCGACGGCCCGGCTTATTCGCAGGTACACGCCGGAATGGCTGGTGCTGGACGGTTACCACTTCGACCCAGAGTATCAACAAAAAGCGCGCATAGCGGGTGTGCGGGTTCTGGTAGTTGATGACACGGCGCACTGGTCCGAATATCACGCCCACGTGTTGCTCAACCAGAACATGGGAGCGGAAAGGCTGTGCTACGAATGTGATCCGGATACAAGACTGTTACTCGGTCCGCGCTATGCGCTGTTGCGGACTGAATTTCTCAAGTGGCGTTGCTGGCAGCACGAGATGCCGCCAGATGCTCGCCGGGTGCTTGTTACAATGGGGGGTAGCGACCCGGATAATGTTACCCTCAAGGTTATCCGCGCATTACGGCGGATACCGGTCAAGGGGCTTGAGGTGGTTGTTATGGTCGGTGCAGGCAACATGTACCGCAGAACGCTGGAAGCCGAGGTCCGCAGGCTGGTTGCCAGCAAACAGGACTTACGCATTAGACTAGAGCAGCAGCCAGAGAACGTTACTGAGTTGATGGCTTGGGCGGATGTCGCAGTTTCCGCCGGCGGCAGTACTTGCTGGGAGTTGGCATTTATGGGCGTGCCGACGATCACTTTGGTGATAGCTGACAACCAGACAATGGCGATGCGTGAAGCTGCGAAGAACGGGGCCGTGGTCTGTCTCGGCAAGGCGTCCCGAGTGTCCGCGACCACAATACGCGATGCGACGCTCCGGCTGTGTCGGGACTACCGCGGCCGGTGCCGCATGGCTGCCCTTGGCCGAGAGCTGGTGGACGGCACTGGCGCATTTACTGTCGTTGAGTACTTGGCCGCGCGTTGCGCGAGAGAAAGGAAAGGATAA
- the pseI gene encoding pseudaminic acid synthase, translating to MPAHITINGHAIGAGQPVYTVAELSANHNQSFEQAVRLVQAAKEAGADAVKLQTYTPDTLTIDCHNEYFRIKGTAWDGKNLYDLYREAYTPWEWQPKLKEVAEKLGLSLFSSPFDDTAVDFLEKINVPAYKIASFELVDTGLLRKVAATGKPIILSTGMATFAEIEEAVATIRQAGCSQLALLKCNSGYPAPPEEMNLRTIPHMAETFGAPVGLSDHTMEVTVPVAAVALGACIIEKHFTLTRATPGPDSTFSLEPHEFKAMVDAIRTTEKALGQVRYGVTEHEAVARSYRRSLFAVEDIHAGEIFTNKNVRSIRPGYGLAPKYLPEVLGRRAVRDIARGTPLSRDMVA from the coding sequence GTGCCGGCGCACATTACCATCAACGGACACGCTATCGGCGCTGGGCAACCGGTGTACACCGTTGCCGAATTGTCGGCCAACCACAACCAGAGCTTCGAGCAGGCGGTCAGACTTGTTCAAGCCGCGAAAGAAGCTGGGGCCGACGCGGTCAAACTGCAAACTTACACCCCGGACACGCTGACCATAGATTGTCACAACGAGTACTTTCGCATCAAAGGAACCGCTTGGGACGGCAAAAACCTGTACGACCTATACCGCGAGGCATACACGCCATGGGAGTGGCAACCCAAGCTCAAAGAGGTTGCAGAAAAGCTTGGCCTGAGTCTCTTCTCTAGCCCATTCGACGACACCGCCGTTGACTTTCTTGAAAAAATAAACGTGCCTGCCTACAAGATTGCCTCATTCGAACTGGTTGACACCGGCCTCCTTCGCAAAGTCGCAGCAACTGGTAAGCCGATCATATTGTCAACCGGAATGGCGACGTTTGCAGAAATCGAAGAAGCGGTGGCGACTATTAGACAGGCGGGCTGCTCGCAACTGGCCCTGCTTAAATGCAACAGCGGCTATCCAGCCCCGCCAGAAGAGATGAATCTGCGTACGATTCCTCACATGGCCGAGACGTTCGGGGCTCCGGTCGGATTATCAGACCACACCATGGAAGTTACCGTTCCCGTGGCCGCGGTCGCACTTGGCGCGTGTATAATCGAGAAGCATTTTACGCTGACCAGGGCTACGCCAGGCCCGGACAGTACCTTCTCGCTGGAGCCGCACGAGTTCAAGGCAATGGTTGATGCCATCCGAACTACTGAAAAGGCTTTAGGCCAGGTACGTTATGGGGTAACAGAGCATGAAGCGGTAGCCCGTTCATACCGTCGGTCGCTGTTTGCTGTGGAGGACATCCACGCAGGCGAGATATTTACCAACAAGAACGTCCGCTCAATACGACCTGGCTACGGCCTGGCCCCAAAGTATCTACCGGAGGTACTAGGCCGAAGGGCGGTTAGGGACATCGCGCGCGGCACACCCTTGTCTCGCGACATGGTGGCTTGA
- a CDS encoding MaoC family dehydratase, with the protein MLSRTFAVSDVVQFAQLTGDTNPIHLDAELARRTRFGQPIVHGVLAAGLISAVIGTKLPGPGTIYLSQSLNFEAPVMIGDTITARVTVVRLRRDKPIATLETVCTNQNGRTVLRGKAVVLVEGGD; encoded by the coding sequence ATGCTATCTCGAACCTTTGCGGTGTCGGATGTCGTCCAATTCGCACAACTGACCGGCGATACCAATCCCATACATCTGGACGCCGAGTTGGCGCGCAGAACTCGCTTTGGCCAGCCAATCGTTCACGGAGTACTCGCAGCCGGACTAATATCGGCCGTCATCGGAACGAAATTACCGGGCCCGGGGACCATCTACTTGAGTCAGTCACTCAACTTCGAGGCACCGGTTATGATTGGTGATACGATCACGGCTCGCGTAACCGTCGTGAGGCTTCGAAGAGACAAGCCTATCGCCACGTTGGAGACCGTGTGCACAAACCAGAACGGCAGGACTGTGCTTCGTGGAAAGGCAGTGGTCCTGGTAGAGGGAGGTGACTGA
- the pseH gene encoding UDP-4-amino-4,6-dideoxy-N-acetyl-beta-L-altrosamine N-acetyltransferase, whose protein sequence is MRLRDITVNDEQMVLEWRNRPEVARYMYTDHRITPEEHRCWFQRVLKDQTCRYWIVVCDNEDVGLAGITEIDRQNRRCYWAFYLAAPSVRGKGIGSYVEYSILSYVFDELKLNKLCCEVLASNEAVANMHRSFGFSVEGTFREHIWKSGRPHDIVCLAMLRSQWITLKPGIERRLKDRGLL, encoded by the coding sequence GTGAGGCTAAGAGACATTACCGTAAACGACGAGCAGATGGTACTAGAGTGGCGAAACAGGCCCGAGGTGGCTCGGTATATGTACACCGACCACCGGATTACGCCTGAGGAACATAGGTGCTGGTTCCAGCGCGTACTCAAGGACCAAACTTGTCGCTACTGGATAGTAGTATGTGACAACGAGGACGTGGGTTTGGCCGGTATTACTGAAATCGATCGACAGAACCGTCGGTGTTATTGGGCATTCTACTTAGCTGCCCCAAGTGTGAGGGGAAAGGGCATAGGCAGCTATGTCGAGTATTCGATCTTGAGTTACGTGTTCGACGAACTTAAACTCAACAAACTATGCTGCGAAGTCCTTGCTTCTAACGAAGCAGTGGCAAACATGCACAGGAGTTTTGGGTTCTCTGTTGAAGGCACGTTCCGGGAGCACATTTGGAAGAGTGGCAGGCCGCATGACATTGTGTGTCTTGCCATGCTTCGTTCACAGTGGATTACTCTGAAGCCTGGCATCGAGCGCCGCCTCAAAGACAGGGGGTTACTCTAA